A single genomic interval of Halorubrum aethiopicum harbors:
- a CDS encoding DUF5797 family protein, whose protein sequence is MSLTDEELDRLADVVRLQPTKNSELEEAWGVDGGSEVHRYLEDHLKEYYYRDDDSLIRATAEANDLVDVEPGIEADAVAKGGAPDAIRVPELEARVFAVVAGPDERSQSVVSVLEALREAYDIDPEVGEVRRALRSLERKNVVEVVYRTVPTFRLAVDRDAVEVEITE, encoded by the coding sequence ATGAGCCTGACCGACGAGGAACTCGACCGCCTCGCCGACGTCGTCCGCCTCCAGCCGACGAAGAACTCCGAGCTGGAGGAGGCGTGGGGCGTCGACGGCGGCAGCGAGGTCCACCGCTACCTCGAGGACCACCTCAAGGAGTACTACTACCGCGACGACGACAGCCTGATCCGGGCGACCGCGGAGGCGAACGACCTCGTCGACGTCGAGCCCGGCATCGAGGCGGACGCGGTCGCGAAGGGGGGCGCGCCCGACGCGATCCGCGTCCCGGAGCTCGAAGCGCGGGTGTTCGCGGTCGTCGCCGGCCCGGACGAGCGCTCGCAGTCGGTCGTGAGCGTCCTCGAGGCCCTCCGGGAGGCGTACGACATCGACCCCGAGGTGGGGGAGGTCCGCCGCGCGCTCCGGAGTCTGGAGCGGAAGAACGTCGTCGAGGTCGTCTACCGGACGGTGCCGACCTTCCGGCTCGCGGTCGATCGTGACGCCGTCGAGGTCGAGATAACCGAATAG
- a CDS encoding rhomboid family intramembrane serine protease has protein sequence MATCEECGEYENLPYQCRRCGRTFCADHRLPENHDCPGLAEWNDPGGVFDSGFDDGVEGGNRADADDGVASRVKRRIERETGTGGLLGYFRGNATYVLLALMWLTFVAQWAVTLTLGEAAHSQIFVLRSDAIGNVWTWVTSVFSHSRGGLYHILGNSIVLFFFGPLVERAVGSRKFLGFFLVSGILAGLGHVLFVLATGGLVGVLGASGATFAILGVLTVWRPNLEILLFFVIPMKLKYLTWGVALISAFLVVSTGAGGVGGIAHVAHLIGFAIGLAFGTRNRDLASRAGGAGGVSMGGGRVRGPGGPGGPGGPGGRF, from the coding sequence ATGGCGACGTGCGAGGAGTGCGGGGAGTACGAGAACCTCCCGTACCAGTGTCGACGGTGTGGGCGGACGTTCTGTGCGGACCACCGCCTGCCGGAGAACCACGACTGTCCGGGGCTCGCCGAGTGGAACGACCCCGGCGGCGTCTTCGACAGCGGCTTCGACGACGGCGTCGAGGGCGGGAACCGCGCCGACGCCGACGACGGCGTCGCGAGTCGGGTGAAACGGCGGATCGAGCGCGAGACGGGGACCGGCGGCCTGCTCGGGTACTTCCGCGGGAACGCGACGTACGTGTTGCTCGCGCTGATGTGGCTCACCTTCGTCGCGCAGTGGGCGGTGACGCTCACGCTGGGCGAGGCGGCCCACAGCCAGATCTTCGTGTTGCGGTCGGACGCGATCGGAAACGTCTGGACGTGGGTCACCTCCGTCTTCTCGCACTCGCGGGGCGGGCTGTACCACATCCTCGGAAACAGCATCGTGCTGTTCTTCTTCGGCCCGCTCGTCGAGCGTGCGGTCGGATCGCGGAAGTTCCTCGGCTTCTTCCTCGTCTCGGGGATCCTCGCCGGGCTCGGCCACGTGCTGTTCGTGCTCGCGACCGGCGGGCTCGTCGGCGTGCTCGGAGCCAGCGGCGCGACGTTCGCGATCCTCGGCGTCCTGACGGTGTGGCGGCCGAACCTCGAGATCCTGTTGTTCTTCGTGATCCCGATGAAGCTCAAGTACCTCACCTGGGGCGTGGCGCTGATCTCCGCGTTCCTCGTGGTCTCGACGGGCGCGGGCGGCGTCGGCGGCATCGCCCACGTCGCCCACCTGATCGGGTTCGCGATCGGCCTGGCGTTCGGCACGCGCAACCGCGACCTCGCGAGCCGCGCGGGCGGTGCCGGCGGGGTCTCGATGGGCGGCGGTCGCGTCCGCGGTCCGGGCGGTCCCGGCGGACCGGGCGGTCCCGGCGGGAGGTTCTGA
- a CDS encoding DUF106 domain-containing protein: MSKVERRVRSLVTEDGEMRDALETVLDRATDGEVQWVDVRDEITSGQWGRLIEKEILVDGERGFALADRDGIEAGLTDDDATGGGGGDVETPETTSWTKWDKLAALATVGAFVGYAVGPVRNVIAGGIDLVLGPLVELVPFYVIIMVIALGTGLYSTLLRAGLMDMEKMSQYQDRMKDIQERRKEAKERDDQEALDAIQQEQMDAMGDQLGMFKEQFRPMVWIMFLTIPAFLWMFWVIGYRGSDPAYPAIAAQELVVPLAGTVTWDAGLVGPIQMWIVWYFLCSMAFTQLVQKSLNISMSPSSS; this comes from the coding sequence ATGAGTAAGGTCGAACGGCGGGTCCGCTCGCTCGTCACGGAGGACGGCGAGATGCGGGACGCGCTCGAAACCGTCCTCGACCGCGCCACCGACGGCGAGGTCCAGTGGGTCGACGTCCGCGACGAGATCACGAGCGGACAGTGGGGACGGCTCATCGAGAAGGAGATCCTCGTCGACGGCGAACGCGGGTTCGCGCTCGCCGATCGCGACGGCATCGAGGCGGGACTGACCGACGACGACGCGACCGGCGGGGGCGGCGGCGACGTCGAGACCCCGGAGACCACCTCGTGGACGAAGTGGGACAAGCTGGCGGCGCTGGCGACGGTCGGCGCGTTCGTCGGCTACGCGGTCGGTCCGGTCCGGAACGTCATCGCCGGCGGGATCGATCTGGTGTTGGGACCGCTCGTCGAACTCGTCCCCTTCTACGTCATCATCATGGTGATCGCGTTGGGGACCGGGCTCTACTCCACGCTGTTGCGCGCGGGACTGATGGACATGGAGAAGATGAGCCAGTACCAGGACCGCATGAAGGACATCCAGGAGCGGCGCAAGGAGGCCAAAGAGCGCGACGACCAGGAGGCGCTCGACGCGATCCAACAGGAGCAGATGGACGCGATGGGCGACCAGCTCGGGATGTTCAAAGAGCAGTTCCGCCCGATGGTGTGGATCATGTTCCTGACCATCCCGGCGTTCCTCTGGATGTTCTGGGTCATCGGCTACCGCGGCTCCGACCCGGCGTACCCCGCCATCGCCGCCCAGGAGCTCGTCGTCCCCCTCGCCGGTACGGTCACCTGGGACGCCGGCCTCGTCGGCCCCATCCAGATGTGGATCGTCTGGTACTTCCTCTGCTCGATGGCGTTCACCCAGCTGGTCCAGAAGAGCCTCAACATCTCGATGTCGCCGTCCTCGTCGTAG
- a CDS encoding endonuclease V encodes MSPPGRSPSRTPSVDADALARPEFLPDPDRSREEMESLQRELAAAATFADDLGFAPDAVAIDEPANLSTGLPPARPEPLGDIATPDGDADSDAPVVVGIDQAFRPERDEAISAAVAIRGGRVIEYADAVTPLSIPYIPGLLAFREGGPILAALEDLSVTPDLVVCDGSGRIHFRQAGIATHVGVIRDLPSVGVAKSLLCGEPDEPVGERPEDWSTPIRADDSVERVEGAGSPKGDPDADPPVIGHAYQSRQYPNSRRVNPLYVSPGHRMSAETAVDLVAALCAGYKLPEPTRLADAHADRVKRRLDADE; translated from the coding sequence ATGTCGCCCCCGGGGCGGTCGCCCTCGCGGACGCCCTCCGTCGACGCCGACGCCCTCGCACGCCCGGAGTTCCTGCCCGACCCGGACCGGTCGCGCGAGGAGATGGAGTCGCTCCAGCGCGAGCTGGCGGCGGCGGCGACGTTCGCGGACGACCTCGGATTCGCGCCCGACGCCGTCGCGATCGACGAGCCCGCGAACCTCTCGACTGGGCTGCCGCCCGCGAGACCCGAACCGCTCGGGGACATCGCAACTCCTGACGGGGACGCCGACTCCGACGCCCCCGTCGTCGTCGGGATCGACCAGGCGTTCCGTCCCGAGCGCGACGAGGCGATATCGGCCGCGGTCGCGATCCGCGGCGGGCGCGTGATCGAGTACGCGGACGCGGTCACGCCGCTCTCGATCCCGTATATTCCGGGACTGTTGGCGTTCCGCGAGGGCGGACCGATCCTCGCCGCGCTCGAGGACCTCTCCGTCACGCCCGACCTCGTCGTCTGTGACGGCTCCGGCCGGATCCACTTCCGACAGGCCGGGATCGCGACCCACGTCGGCGTGATCCGCGACCTGCCGAGCGTCGGCGTCGCGAAGAGCCTCCTCTGTGGCGAACCCGACGAGCCGGTCGGGGAGCGCCCCGAGGACTGGTCGACCCCGATCCGCGCCGACGACTCGGTCGAGCGGGTCGAGGGGGCCGGCTCGCCGAAGGGCGATCCCGACGCCGACCCGCCCGTCATCGGGCACGCGTACCAGTCGCGGCAGTACCCGAACAGCCGACGGGTGAACCCGCTGTACGTGAGTCCCGGTCACCGCATGTCCGCGGAGACGGCCGTCGATCTCGTCGCGGCGCTGTGTGCCGGCTACAAGCTGCCGGAGCCGACCCGGCTCGCGGACGCGCACGCGGATCGGGTCAAGCGTCGGCTCGACGCCGACGAGTGA
- the gatC gene encoding Asp-tRNA(Asn)/Glu-tRNA(Gln) amidotransferase subunit GatC, with the protein MTDTADPDADPVESGGEEDAAGAGADDDGDAEPVVDADEVEHVADLARVRLAEGERDAFAEQFAEILEYFEALDEVPDLEREEDLVNVMRPDETEDGLSQEEALANAAETEDGFFKGPKVS; encoded by the coding sequence ATGACAGACACCGCGGATCCGGACGCCGATCCGGTCGAGTCCGGCGGGGAGGAGGACGCCGCCGGGGCGGGTGCCGACGACGACGGTGACGCGGAGCCCGTCGTCGACGCCGACGAAGTGGAACACGTCGCCGACCTGGCCCGCGTCCGCCTGGCGGAGGGCGAACGCGATGCGTTCGCCGAGCAGTTCGCGGAGATCCTCGAGTACTTCGAGGCGCTCGACGAGGTCCCCGACCTCGAGCGCGAGGAGGACCTCGTCAACGTGATGCGCCCCGACGAGACCGAGGACGGACTGAGCCAGGAGGAGGCGCTCGCGAACGCCGCCGAGACGGAGGACGGCTTCTTCAAGGGGCCGAAGGTGTCGTAG
- a CDS encoding metal ABC transporter permease, translating to MTALLTEAVRAPYDLLAWLVGLWSDALAAVGDVLGIGMLEYVFMHHAFLVGTLIAVMAPLVGTFLVHRQMALIGDALAHTAFAGVAVGLFVNSVLGTGISPYLTAVVVAMIAALAIELISEVTDAYNDVSMAIVLSTGFALGAVLISLNTGGLAVGINQYLFGNLATVSRENAVLLVVLFLLVSLVVTVTYKQLLYVTFDETAARVAGIDVTWYNRLMTTLTAMVVVGAMQIMGVILVAAMLVVPVAAAAQLARGFRESLLASVVLAQLAVLVGITLSYRYEATAGGTIVLVAVGVYVVAVLAGKLQSRRGVSEEAGTGSVAREIDAGTGESADD from the coding sequence GTGACGGCCCTCCTCACGGAAGCGGTCCGCGCGCCCTACGACCTCCTCGCGTGGCTGGTCGGGCTCTGGAGCGACGCGCTCGCCGCCGTCGGCGACGTCCTCGGGATCGGCATGCTCGAGTACGTCTTCATGCACCACGCCTTCCTCGTCGGGACGCTGATCGCGGTGATGGCCCCGCTCGTCGGGACGTTCCTCGTCCACCGGCAGATGGCGCTCATCGGCGACGCGCTGGCGCACACGGCGTTCGCGGGCGTCGCCGTCGGGCTGTTCGTCAACTCGGTCCTCGGAACCGGGATCTCGCCGTACCTCACGGCGGTCGTGGTCGCGATGATCGCCGCGCTCGCCATCGAGCTGATCTCCGAGGTCACGGATGCGTACAACGACGTCTCGATGGCCATCGTGCTCTCGACGGGGTTCGCGCTCGGCGCGGTCCTGATCAGCCTGAACACCGGCGGGCTCGCGGTCGGGATCAACCAGTACCTCTTCGGAAACCTCGCGACCGTCTCCAGGGAGAACGCGGTCCTGCTCGTCGTCCTCTTCCTCCTCGTCTCGCTCGTCGTGACGGTCACCTACAAACAGCTGCTGTACGTCACCTTCGACGAGACCGCGGCCCGCGTCGCCGGGATCGACGTGACCTGGTACAACCGCCTGATGACGACGCTGACGGCGATGGTGGTCGTCGGCGCGATGCAGATCATGGGCGTGATCCTCGTCGCCGCGATGCTCGTCGTCCCCGTCGCCGCGGCCGCACAGCTCGCCCGCGGCTTCCGCGAGTCGCTCCTCGCCTCTGTCGTGCTCGCACAGCTCGCGGTGCTCGTCGGGATCACCCTCTCGTACCGGTACGAGGCGACCGCCGGCGGCACCATCGTCCTCGTCGCGGTCGGGGTCTACGTGGTCGCGGTGCTGGCCGGGAAGCTCCAGTCGCGGCGGGGCGTCTCCGAGGAGGCGGGGACGGGGTCGGTCGCGAGGGAGATCGACGCGGGAACGGGCGAGTCGGCGGACGACTGA
- a CDS encoding universal stress protein has product MYKHILYPTDGSAGSEAAIAHVREIAEAFDATVHVLHVVDTRQFTLGMSGNYISGPKGYSSDRPSEEERKRELEERATPFVEELAADFEGIETVAAVRGGNPHEAILEYIDENDIDLVVMGTEGRTGVKRYLLGSVSEKVVRLADPPVVTVRADADAEAADE; this is encoded by the coding sequence ATGTACAAGCACATACTGTATCCCACGGACGGGAGTGCCGGATCCGAGGCCGCGATAGCACACGTACGGGAGATCGCCGAGGCGTTCGACGCGACGGTTCACGTGTTACACGTCGTCGACACGCGTCAGTTCACGCTCGGCATGAGCGGCAACTACATCTCGGGACCGAAAGGCTACTCGAGCGATCGGCCCTCCGAGGAGGAGCGGAAACGGGAGCTCGAGGAGCGAGCCACGCCGTTCGTCGAGGAGCTCGCGGCCGACTTCGAGGGGATCGAGACGGTGGCCGCGGTTCGGGGAGGCAACCCCCACGAGGCCATCCTCGAGTACATCGACGAGAACGACATCGACCTCGTCGTGATGGGAACCGAGGGCCGCACCGGCGTCAAGCGCTACCTGCTCGGGAGCGTCTCCGAGAAGGTCGTTCGGCTGGCCGACCCGCCGGTGGTGACGGTTCGCGCTGACGCCGACGCCGAGGCCGCAGACGAGTAA
- the msrA gene encoding peptide-methionine (S)-S-oxide reductase MsrA has translation MTDHLETATFGGGCFWCIEAALEELSGVESVTSGYAGGHTENPTYREVCSGETGHAEVVQVEYDPGVVGYDDLLEVFFTIHDPTQLNRQGPDVGSQYRSIVLTHDEDQRERAAAYIEALDEEYDDEVVTELEPLETFYRAEEKHQDYFAKNPDDAYCTFHAQPKVEKVRETFEAKLAK, from the coding sequence ATGACGGACCACCTCGAAACGGCGACGTTCGGCGGCGGCTGCTTCTGGTGTATCGAGGCGGCGCTCGAGGAGCTCTCGGGCGTCGAGTCGGTGACCTCCGGCTACGCCGGGGGCCACACGGAGAACCCGACGTACCGGGAGGTCTGTTCCGGCGAGACGGGCCACGCGGAGGTCGTCCAGGTGGAGTACGACCCCGGCGTAGTCGGCTACGACGACCTGCTGGAGGTCTTCTTCACGATCCACGACCCGACGCAGCTCAACCGGCAGGGCCCCGACGTGGGGAGCCAGTACCGGTCGATCGTCTTAACGCACGACGAGGACCAGCGCGAGCGGGCCGCGGCGTACATCGAGGCGCTCGACGAGGAGTACGACGACGAGGTCGTGACCGAACTCGAGCCACTGGAGACGTTCTACCGCGCCGAGGAGAAACACCAGGACTACTTCGCGAAGAACCCCGACGACGCCTACTGTACCTTCCACGCGCAGCCGAAGGTCGAGAAGGTGCGAGAGACGTTCGAGGCGAAGCTCGCGAAGTAG
- the gatA gene encoding Asp-tRNA(Asn)/Glu-tRNA(Gln) amidotransferase subunit GatA encodes MAADLNLFITEETIEGDAEGPLAGTTVAIKDNISTAGVRTTCGSEMLADYVPPYSATAVERLTDAGATVVGKANMDEFGMGTTTETSAFGPTRNPVDPERVPGGSSGGSAAAVAAGEADVALGSDTGGSVRCPAAFCGVVGIKPTYGLVSRYGLVAYANSLEQIGPIAGTVEEAAEALSVIAGPDPHDGTTRDPAEAAGADAGVPEGGYAAAADGDVDGLTVGVPTELFEGADERVVETVEAAIADLEAQGAETTEISLPSVEHAVQAYYVIATSEASSNLARFDGVRYGHRAEGDGNWNESFAETREAFGAEVKRRILLGTYALSAGYHDKYYEKAQDAREWVRRDFEDAFDDVDVIASPTMPVLPFELGESLEDPLRMYLADANTTPVNLANLPAISVPAGEADGLPVGLQLVGPKFDEATVIRAASAVEDR; translated from the coding sequence ATGGCGGCCGATCTCAACCTGTTCATCACCGAGGAGACGATCGAGGGCGACGCCGAGGGGCCGCTCGCGGGCACGACCGTCGCGATCAAGGACAACATCTCGACGGCCGGCGTCCGGACCACCTGCGGCTCGGAGATGCTCGCCGACTACGTCCCGCCGTACTCCGCGACCGCGGTCGAGCGGCTGACCGACGCCGGCGCGACGGTCGTCGGCAAGGCCAACATGGACGAGTTCGGGATGGGGACCACCACGGAGACCTCCGCGTTCGGCCCGACGCGGAACCCCGTGGACCCCGAGCGCGTGCCCGGCGGCTCCTCCGGTGGGTCGGCGGCGGCGGTCGCGGCGGGCGAGGCCGACGTGGCGCTGGGCTCGGACACGGGCGGCTCGGTGCGCTGTCCGGCCGCCTTCTGTGGCGTCGTCGGGATCAAACCCACCTACGGGCTCGTCTCGCGGTACGGGCTCGTCGCGTACGCCAACTCGCTCGAGCAGATCGGCCCGATCGCGGGCACCGTCGAGGAGGCCGCCGAGGCGCTGTCGGTCATCGCGGGCCCGGACCCCCACGACGGGACGACCCGCGATCCGGCCGAGGCGGCGGGCGCGGACGCGGGCGTCCCCGAGGGCGGCTACGCCGCGGCCGCGGACGGCGACGTGGACGGGTTGACCGTCGGCGTTCCCACCGAACTCTTCGAGGGCGCGGACGAGCGCGTGGTCGAGACGGTCGAGGCCGCGATCGCCGACCTCGAGGCACAGGGCGCGGAGACGACGGAGATCTCCCTGCCCTCGGTCGAGCACGCGGTCCAGGCGTACTACGTGATCGCGACGAGCGAGGCCTCCTCGAACCTCGCCCGCTTCGACGGGGTGCGCTACGGCCACCGCGCCGAGGGCGACGGCAACTGGAACGAGTCGTTCGCGGAGACCCGCGAGGCGTTCGGCGCGGAGGTCAAACGCCGGATCCTGCTCGGGACGTACGCGCTCTCGGCGGGCTACCACGACAAGTACTACGAGAAGGCCCAGGACGCCCGCGAGTGGGTTCGCCGTGACTTCGAGGACGCCTTCGACGACGTGGACGTGATCGCCTCGCCGACGATGCCCGTGCTCCCCTTCGAGCTGGGCGAGAGCCTCGAGGACCCGTTGCGGATGTACCTCGCGGACGCGAACACGACGCCCGTCAACCTCGCGAACCTGCCCGCGATCTCGGTGCCGGCGGGCGAGGCCGACGGGCTCCCGGTCGGGCTCCAGCTCGTCGGGCCGAAGTTCGACGAGGCGACCGTGATCCGCGCGGCGAGCGCGGTCGAGGACCGATGA
- a CDS encoding metal ABC transporter ATP-binding protein has protein sequence MSFEGVSSVGVGGIETARERAEAGGERSDGGESEDADRVVDAVDLTFGYAATPVVEEVSFGVDRGEYVGVVGPNGSGKSTLLRLVLGLHEPDAGIARLLGHPSLAFAERERVGYVAQDVTENTTRMPITVAEVVLMGRFPHAGFGRVTETDREHAREALRTVGIEALADRKITALSGGQRQRAYIARALAGEAELLVLDEPTVGVDAESVDAFFDLLADLNDEGMTILLVEHDIGTVLERASRVICLNREVYFDGSPAAFAESDALERAYGTALGLGANAGADSGGDGS, from the coding sequence ATGTCGTTCGAAGGGGTTTCATCGGTCGGCGTCGGCGGGATCGAAACGGCCCGCGAGCGCGCGGAAGCCGGCGGTGAACGGAGCGACGGAGGGGAGAGCGAGGACGCCGACCGTGTCGTCGACGCGGTCGATCTGACGTTCGGGTACGCCGCGACGCCCGTGGTCGAGGAGGTGTCGTTCGGCGTCGACCGCGGCGAGTACGTCGGGGTCGTCGGCCCGAACGGCTCCGGGAAGAGCACGCTGTTGCGGCTCGTGTTGGGGCTTCACGAGCCCGACGCCGGGATCGCCCGGCTGCTCGGGCACCCCTCGCTCGCGTTCGCCGAGCGCGAGCGCGTCGGCTACGTCGCCCAGGACGTGACCGAGAACACGACGCGGATGCCGATCACGGTCGCGGAGGTCGTGTTGATGGGGCGGTTCCCGCACGCCGGGTTCGGCCGCGTGACCGAGACGGACCGCGAGCACGCCCGCGAGGCGCTCCGGACGGTCGGGATCGAGGCCCTCGCGGACCGGAAGATCACGGCGCTGTCGGGCGGGCAGCGCCAGCGCGCGTACATCGCGCGGGCGCTCGCCGGCGAGGCCGAGCTCCTCGTGTTGGACGAGCCGACCGTCGGCGTCGACGCCGAGTCCGTGGACGCCTTCTTCGATCTCCTCGCCGACCTCAACGACGAGGGGATGACGATACTGCTCGTGGAACACGACATCGGGACCGTCCTCGAGCGCGCCTCGCGGGTGATCTGTCTCAATCGCGAGGTGTACTTCGACGGGTCGCCGGCGGCGTTCGCCGAGAGCGACGCCCTCGAGCGGGCGTACGGAACGGCCCTCGGTCTGGGGGCGAACGCGGGAGCGGACTCGGGGGGTGACGGGTCGTGA
- the ribH gene encoding 6,7-dimethyl-8-ribityllumazine synthase, with amino-acid sequence MVSLGLVVARFNDSVTEPMAEAAREAAAERDAVVVDEVSVPGAYDSPLAADRLARREDVDAVAVVGAIVTGDTDHDRVIANATAEKLTDVSLDRDTPVTFGVSGPGMSGAEARERIDKGAEAANAAVDLAEELD; translated from the coding sequence ATGGTCTCGCTGGGACTGGTGGTGGCGCGGTTCAACGACTCCGTCACGGAGCCGATGGCCGAGGCCGCTAGGGAGGCGGCCGCCGAGCGCGACGCGGTCGTCGTCGACGAAGTGAGCGTGCCGGGCGCGTACGACAGCCCGCTCGCGGCTGACCGCCTGGCGCGGCGCGAGGACGTCGACGCGGTCGCCGTCGTCGGCGCCATCGTCACCGGCGACACCGATCACGACCGCGTCATCGCGAACGCGACCGCGGAGAAGCTCACCGACGTGAGCCTCGACCGCGACACCCCCGTCACCTTCGGCGTGAGCGGGCCGGGGATGTCGGGCGCGGAGGCCCGCGAGCGGATCGACAAGGGCGCGGAGGCCGCGAACGCCGCCGTCGACCTCGCGGAGGAACTCGACTGA
- a CDS encoding pyridoxal phosphate-dependent aminotransferase, translating to MTDAHDYDYSDRIGRVEPSATLAISNLAAEKEAEGADVVDLSVGEPDFDTPENVVEAGKDALDAGHTGYTSSNGIPPLREAIAAKLRGDGIDASADEVIVTPGGKQALYETFQTLIDDGDEVVLLDPAWVSYEAMVKLAGGDLTRVDLAPHGFQLEPALDDLAEAVSDDTELLVVNSPSNPTGAVFSEAALSGVRDLAVEHDVAVISDEIYERIVYDADHVSLASLEGMADRTVTINGFSKAYSMTGWRLGYLHAKGDFVGEAGKLHSHSVSCATNFVQRAGVEALENTDASVEEMREAFADRRDLLVDLFDEHGVDVDVGDGAFYMMIPVGEDDAAWCERAIEEASVACVPGSAFNAPGFARISYAASEERLREAVDRLVANDLL from the coding sequence ATGACCGACGCACACGACTACGACTACTCCGACCGGATCGGACGCGTAGAGCCCAGCGCGACGCTGGCGATATCGAACCTGGCCGCGGAGAAGGAGGCCGAGGGAGCGGACGTCGTCGACCTCTCGGTCGGCGAACCCGACTTCGACACGCCCGAGAACGTCGTCGAGGCGGGGAAGGACGCCCTCGACGCCGGCCACACCGGCTACACCTCCTCGAACGGGATCCCGCCGCTCCGGGAGGCGATCGCCGCCAAGCTCCGCGGCGACGGGATCGACGCGAGCGCCGACGAGGTGATCGTCACCCCCGGCGGCAAGCAGGCGCTGTACGAGACGTTCCAGACGCTGATCGACGACGGGGACGAGGTGGTGCTTTTGGATCCCGCCTGGGTCTCCTACGAGGCGATGGTGAAGCTCGCTGGCGGCGACCTCACCCGCGTCGACCTCGCCCCGCACGGCTTCCAGCTCGAACCCGCCCTCGACGACCTCGCCGAGGCGGTCTCGGACGACACCGAACTGCTCGTCGTCAACTCGCCGTCGAACCCGACGGGCGCGGTGTTCTCGGAGGCGGCGCTCTCGGGCGTCCGCGACCTCGCGGTCGAGCACGACGTGGCCGTCATCTCCGACGAGATCTACGAGCGGATCGTCTACGACGCCGACCACGTCTCGCTCGCGAGCCTCGAGGGAATGGCCGACCGTACGGTCACGATCAACGGCTTCTCGAAGGCGTACTCGATGACCGGCTGGCGGCTGGGCTATCTCCACGCGAAGGGCGACTTCGTCGGGGAGGCGGGCAAGCTCCACTCGCACTCGGTCTCGTGTGCGACCAACTTCGTCCAGCGCGCGGGCGTCGAGGCGCTCGAGAACACCGACGCGTCCGTCGAGGAGATGCGCGAGGCGTTCGCCGACCGCCGCGACCTGCTCGTCGACCTGTTCGACGAGCACGGCGTCGACGTCGACGTCGGCGACGGGGCGTTCTACATGATGATCCCGGTCGGCGAGGACGACGCGGCCTGGTGTGAGCGCGCCATCGAGGAGGCGTCCGTGGCGTGTGTCCCCGGGAGCGCGTTCAACGCGCCCGGATTCGCGCGGATCTCCTACGCCGCGAGCGAGGAACGACTGCGCGAGGCCGTCGACCGGCTGGTCGCGAACGACCTGCTGTAG
- a CDS encoding adenylate kinase, which translates to MSHRILLLGAPGAGKGTQSAKLAEEYGIDHVTTGDALRANKDMETEYGTPRSFMEAGELVPDPVVNEIVKTALENADGFVLDGYPRNLEQAEYLSGITDLDAVVLLDVDDEVLVDRLTGRRVCTECGANYHVDFQPPEEAGVCDECGGELIQRDDDTEETARERLEVFAENTEPVIDHFREEGVLEEVDGEATPDEVFDRIRGVVEE; encoded by the coding sequence ATGAGCCACCGGATCCTGCTTTTGGGCGCGCCGGGCGCGGGCAAGGGGACACAGAGCGCGAAACTCGCCGAGGAGTACGGGATCGACCACGTCACCACCGGCGACGCGCTCCGGGCGAACAAGGACATGGAGACGGAGTACGGGACGCCCCGATCGTTCATGGAGGCGGGCGAGCTCGTCCCGGACCCGGTCGTCAACGAGATCGTGAAGACGGCCCTGGAGAACGCCGACGGGTTCGTGCTCGACGGCTACCCGCGGAACCTCGAGCAGGCCGAGTACCTCTCCGGGATCACGGACCTCGACGCAGTCGTCCTCCTCGACGTCGACGACGAGGTGCTCGTCGACCGGCTCACCGGCCGCAGAGTGTGTACCGAGTGCGGCGCGAACTACCACGTCGACTTCCAGCCCCCCGAGGAGGCGGGAGTCTGTGACGAGTGCGGCGGCGAGCTGATCCAGCGCGACGACGACACCGAGGAGACCGCGCGCGAGCGGCTCGAGGTGTTCGCCGAGAACACCGAGCCCGTGATCGACCACTTCCGCGAGGAGGGCGTCCTCGAGGAGGTCGACGGCGAGGCGACTCCCGACGAGGTCTTCGACCGGATCCGCGGCGTCGTCGAGGAGTGA